One Dietzia sp. JS16-p6b genomic window carries:
- a CDS encoding CCA tRNA nucleotidyltransferase has product MFSGLQDGPGTPPDPTESEARRVRLLAGAQSTLNDHADVLAPLASAFVEAGHELYLVGGSVRDAVLGRLGTDLDFTTDARPETVRGILETYADTVWDTGIEFGTLSAVKHDAGGVEQQIEITTFRADSYDGVTRNPDVVFGDTLEGDLVRRDFTVNAMAVRLHPDGRHEFCDPLDGMEALLAGVLDTPAAPEQSFSDDPLRMLRACRFVSQLGFSLAPRVFRAMSEMTAEIDRITVERVRTELDKTILGDYPIDGINMLCEAGLADRVLPEVPGMKLERDEHMQHKDVYWHSLTVLRQAIDLEPDGPDLVLRWAALLHDVGKPATRAAKPGGGVTFHHHEVVGAKMVRKRMRALKYSKQMIEDVSGLVFLHLRFHGYGEGQWSDSAVRRYVSDAGHLLPRLHRLVRADCTTRNKRRAARLQASYDSLEHRIAEIAEKEDLARVRPDLDGNEIMRLLDLKPGPDVGRAWAFLKELRLDRGPLDRDEAEAELLRWWAERSTDPQNGDPA; this is encoded by the coding sequence GTGTTCTCGGGACTGCAGGACGGCCCGGGCACCCCGCCCGACCCGACCGAGTCCGAGGCGCGGCGGGTCCGGCTCCTGGCGGGCGCCCAGTCCACTCTCAACGATCACGCGGACGTGCTCGCTCCTCTCGCGTCGGCGTTCGTCGAGGCCGGGCACGAGCTCTACCTCGTCGGCGGGAGTGTGCGCGACGCCGTTCTGGGCCGACTCGGCACGGACCTGGACTTCACCACGGACGCGCGGCCCGAGACGGTCCGGGGGATCCTCGAGACCTACGCGGACACGGTGTGGGACACCGGTATCGAGTTCGGCACCCTGTCGGCGGTCAAGCATGACGCCGGTGGTGTCGAGCAGCAGATCGAGATCACCACGTTCCGCGCGGACTCCTACGACGGGGTGACCCGCAATCCCGACGTGGTCTTCGGGGACACCCTGGAGGGAGACCTGGTCCGTCGCGACTTCACGGTCAACGCGATGGCGGTGCGGCTGCACCCGGACGGACGTCACGAGTTCTGTGACCCCCTCGACGGGATGGAGGCCCTGCTCGCGGGGGTCCTGGACACCCCTGCGGCCCCGGAGCAGTCGTTCTCCGATGATCCGCTGCGCATGCTCCGGGCCTGCCGGTTCGTCTCCCAGTTGGGTTTCTCCCTCGCCCCCCGGGTGTTCCGGGCGATGTCGGAGATGACCGCCGAGATCGACAGGATCACCGTCGAGCGGGTCCGCACCGAGTTGGACAAGACCATCCTGGGGGACTACCCGATCGACGGGATCAACATGCTCTGTGAGGCCGGGTTGGCCGACCGCGTGTTGCCCGAGGTGCCGGGGATGAAGCTGGAACGCGACGAGCACATGCAGCACAAGGACGTGTACTGGCATTCGCTCACCGTGCTGCGGCAGGCCATCGACCTCGAACCGGACGGCCCTGACCTCGTGTTGCGCTGGGCCGCGCTGCTGCACGACGTGGGCAAGCCGGCCACGCGCGCGGCCAAACCGGGCGGCGGGGTGACCTTCCACCACCACGAGGTGGTGGGCGCCAAGATGGTGCGCAAGCGCATGCGTGCACTCAAATACTCCAAGCAGATGATCGAGGACGTCTCGGGGCTGGTGTTCCTCCACCTGCGCTTCCACGGGTACGGCGAGGGGCAGTGGTCCGACTCCGCCGTGCGCCGCTATGTCTCCGACGCGGGACATCTGCTCCCCCGCCTCCACCGGCTGGTGCGCGCGGACTGCACCACGAGGAACAAACGGCGCGCGGCCAGGCTCCAGGCCAGCTACGACTCCCTCGAACACCGGATCGCCGAGATCGCGGAGAAGGAGGATCTGGCCCGCGTCCGACCGGACCTCGACGGCAACGAGATCATGCGGTTGCTCGACCTCAAGCCCGGGCCGGACGTCGGCCGGGCCTGGGCCTTCCTCAAGGAACTGCGCCTGGACCGCGGCCCACTCGACCGCGACGAGGCGGAGGCCGAACTCCTCCGGTGGTGGGCCGAGCGGAGCACAGACCCGCAGAACGGCGACCCGGCGTGA
- a CDS encoding NUDIX domain-containing protein produces MSEAERPDEPRANPPRRRRARRPAGSGTPASEPAGQGSQRPAHGQGKAPESRDAQGGQGQKSGRSGQPAQSDHAGQSGGGQPRQGRRRRRGGRGRRGGQGRTPEAQRTTPGAEGGAPAQSTQTVRSGDGAAGATSARPSSRTPRGQNRTRSGSAQSAAANPSRSATPAKTGAKGTKGAKGTARPGSTPGGKPTSKMPGSKGTGNKGTGTKNPRGGRGGGRHPRNGQRLRTVLETSAGGLVVRGLGQAAAAGAEPDLSRLEVALIGRLDRRGRMLWSMPKGHIEPGETVEETARREVLEETGVDGTVLAPLGTIDYWFVAEGRRIHKTVHHHLIRYDHGELCDEDPEITEVEWVAFDHLPRRLAYPDERRLVESARSLLPDLARAELAGRSPVAQTSQVVDPSRRAGGPAPVRRSRTSGSPGAAAGRRTGTTPGNGDGPPRDDPEDSRP; encoded by the coding sequence GTGTCTGAAGCCGAACGCCCCGACGAACCGCGCGCCAACCCGCCGCGGCGTCGGCGTGCCCGTCGGCCCGCCGGATCGGGAACACCGGCGTCCGAACCCGCTGGTCAGGGTTCTCAGCGTCCGGCGCACGGGCAGGGCAAGGCCCCGGAGAGCCGGGACGCCCAGGGTGGCCAGGGGCAGAAGTCCGGCAGATCCGGCCAACCCGCGCAGTCCGACCACGCCGGTCAGTCCGGCGGCGGGCAACCCCGTCAGGGCCGGCGCCGTCGCCGCGGTGGCCGGGGCCGGCGGGGCGGACAGGGCAGGACGCCCGAGGCCCAGCGCACCACCCCCGGCGCGGAGGGCGGCGCTCCCGCACAGTCGACCCAGACGGTCAGGTCCGGCGACGGCGCCGCCGGCGCGACCTCGGCGCGACCGTCCTCGCGCACTCCCCGCGGCCAGAACCGGACCAGGTCCGGATCCGCCCAGTCCGCGGCCGCGAACCCCTCTCGCTCCGCGACCCCGGCCAAGACGGGCGCGAAGGGCACGAAGGGCGCCAAAGGCACTGCCAGGCCCGGTTCCACGCCGGGTGGGAAGCCCACGTCGAAGATGCCCGGTTCGAAGGGGACAGGAAACAAGGGGACAGGGACCAAGAACCCCCGGGGAGGTCGCGGGGGAGGACGGCACCCACGGAACGGTCAACGCCTGCGGACGGTGCTCGAGACCTCCGCCGGCGGCCTCGTGGTGCGTGGTCTCGGACAGGCGGCCGCGGCCGGCGCGGAGCCGGACCTCTCCCGTCTCGAGGTCGCTCTGATCGGGCGGCTCGACCGGCGGGGACGCATGCTGTGGTCGATGCCCAAGGGCCACATCGAACCGGGTGAGACCGTGGAGGAGACCGCCCGTCGCGAGGTCCTGGAGGAGACCGGCGTGGACGGGACCGTGCTGGCCCCGCTCGGCACCATCGACTACTGGTTCGTCGCCGAGGGCCGGCGCATCCACAAGACGGTCCATCACCATCTCATCCGCTACGACCACGGCGAGCTGTGCGACGAGGACCCGGAGATCACCGAGGTCGAGTGGGTCGCCTTCGATCACCTACCCCGGCGGCTCGCCTATCCGGACGAACGGCGGCTCGTGGAGTCCGCGCGGTCCCTCCTACCGGATCTGGCGCGCGCCGAGCTGGCGGGTAGATCCCCGGTGGCGCAGACCTCTCAGGTCGTGGACCCGTCCCGGCGCGCGGGCGGCCCCGCACCGGTCCGTCGATCCAGGACCTCCGGGTCGCCCGGGGCGGCGGCCGGGCGGCGGACCGGAACAACCCCCGGGAACGGTGACGGGCCCCCCCGGGACGATCCGGAGGACTCTCGGCCGTGA
- the murJ gene encoding murein biosynthesis integral membrane protein MurJ: MTDEQGSREPGLRRPDPGLRGRRRESGSCVSTRPVSPPPVADSFAPDSVPADPVVPVPAAPTTRGGGTGHTTRDSSDASVMRSTGSMAVANLASRITGFVRMILILTILGPAVASAFNTANTLPNMITELVLGSVLTAMFMPLLARAAQEDPDGGVSFIRRLLTATSLLALVATVVAVACAPLLTELNLGDGEVNTDLATAFAFLLLPQIFFYGVFSVMLAVLNYNGIFRPGAWAPVWNNLVAIATLALFAVVGSGIDPAAPVNLLSAPILLLGLGTTLGVVVQAAVLLPALRRAGVVLRPQWGLDPRIRQFGGNALAGLAYVFISQVGLVMTNRIGSAADEAAIAIYGTYWLLLQVPYGIIGVTLLTAINPRLADNGVAGRTDAVVRDISLGTRLSLFGLVPIIAVMTAFGPTIATGLFRYGNFDAQNAEILGLTLAFGAFTLVPYAVVLLQQRVFYAREDYWTPTVMILAITVVRVVLSLIVPMVADERSHVVIGLALANGIGWVVGAVAGYVLLRRRLGSLRGRETATSAVWTVGASAAGALVALAVDTLLPMDALTDAVGSIGFVVRAGLAAVITLVVTGLILSRSRLPELDAVAPVLRGLVGRLRR; encoded by the coding sequence GTGACCGACGAGCAGGGTTCCCGCGAACCCGGGCTGCGTAGACCGGACCCCGGATTGCGGGGCCGCCGCCGCGAATCGGGCAGTTGCGTCTCGACCCGCCCGGTCTCGCCGCCGCCCGTGGCCGACTCCTTCGCGCCGGACTCGGTACCCGCGGACCCCGTGGTCCCGGTCCCGGCGGCCCCGACGACCCGGGGCGGGGGGACCGGTCACACCACCCGCGACTCCTCCGATGCCTCGGTGATGCGGTCCACCGGATCGATGGCGGTGGCGAACCTCGCGAGCAGGATCACCGGTTTCGTGCGGATGATCCTCATCCTCACCATCCTCGGCCCCGCCGTCGCCTCGGCGTTCAACACCGCCAACACTCTGCCCAACATGATCACCGAACTCGTCCTGGGGTCGGTCCTCACCGCCATGTTCATGCCCCTGTTGGCCCGCGCCGCCCAGGAGGACCCGGACGGGGGGGTGTCGTTCATCAGGCGGCTGCTCACGGCCACCTCGTTGTTGGCGCTGGTCGCGACGGTCGTGGCCGTGGCATGCGCGCCGCTGCTCACCGAGCTCAACCTCGGTGACGGCGAGGTCAACACGGACCTGGCCACGGCCTTCGCGTTCCTGCTGCTGCCGCAGATATTCTTCTACGGCGTCTTCTCGGTCATGCTCGCCGTGCTCAACTACAACGGGATCTTCCGGCCGGGTGCCTGGGCCCCGGTGTGGAACAACCTCGTGGCCATCGCGACCCTCGCGCTCTTCGCGGTCGTCGGCAGTGGCATCGACCCCGCGGCACCGGTGAATCTCCTGAGCGCACCGATCCTGCTGCTCGGCCTGGGCACGACCCTCGGAGTGGTGGTCCAGGCGGCGGTCCTGCTGCCCGCGCTGCGCCGCGCCGGCGTGGTGCTGCGCCCCCAGTGGGGACTGGACCCCCGGATCCGCCAGTTCGGCGGCAACGCCCTGGCCGGGCTGGCGTACGTGTTCATCTCGCAGGTCGGTCTGGTCATGACCAACCGCATCGGTTCCGCGGCCGACGAGGCGGCCATCGCCATCTACGGCACGTACTGGCTGCTGCTGCAGGTGCCGTACGGGATCATCGGCGTGACCCTGCTGACGGCCATCAACCCGCGGTTGGCCGACAACGGCGTCGCCGGGCGCACGGACGCGGTCGTGCGGGACATCTCCCTCGGCACCAGGCTGTCCCTCTTCGGGCTCGTGCCGATCATCGCCGTCATGACGGCCTTCGGTCCCACGATCGCCACCGGCCTGTTCCGGTACGGCAACTTCGACGCCCAGAATGCCGAGATCCTGGGCCTGACACTCGCTTTCGGGGCGTTCACCCTGGTGCCGTACGCGGTGGTCCTCCTCCAGCAGCGCGTGTTCTACGCGCGCGAGGACTACTGGACCCCCACCGTCATGATCCTCGCGATCACCGTCGTCCGCGTGGTCCTGTCACTCATCGTCCCGATGGTGGCCGACGAGCGCTCCCACGTGGTGATCGGCCTCGCCCTGGCCAACGGGATCGGCTGGGTCGTGGGCGCGGTCGCCGGGTACGTCCTGCTCCGGCGCCGGCTCGGCTCCCTGCGTGGGCGCGAGACGGCGACGTCAGCGGTCTGGACGGTGGGGGCGTCGGCCGCAGGAGCTCTCGTCGCCCTCGCCGTCGACACCCTCCTGCCCATGGACGCACTGACCGACGCGGTCGGAAGCATCGGGTTCGTGGTCCGGGCCGGGCTCGCCGCGGTCATCACCCTCGTGGTCACCGGTCTGATCCTGTCCCGGTCACGCCTCCCGGAGCTGGACGCCGTCGCACCCGTCCTCCGAGGCCTGGTGGGGCGTCTGAGGCGATAG
- a CDS encoding protein kinase family protein, translated as MGDVNGVPGQGSPSGPPRLTVGGLVSGGRYQLLESHGGVVGQAFWRARDKRLGRDVALIFVDPLPGEDPPGSATGVLDRTVALTRVYSDGLARVLDVIRGRAGGIVVCEWIPGRSLAAAVGDPDPDSAVAAMWGLADAATRAAQNGLILGLDSPDRIRVTEDGRALLAFPGVPGDSDARSDVRGLGRVLYALLTGRWPGPLPAGSEVHEPLDGRPPAAPLDDDDEPIDPAVVGAGVPPDSAVLAMRSLDGSSVSSAATVRSMISDRVGVVDRPGSGARGGTPRPQTTHLPTTGGPGSDGTHPHGHYAGGSYAGASHMDGDDTAREGEAYSPPDEATLTRRWRIMAGTGAVAVVVIALLSAWMLGALAGGGDDTPLSQQLDAIERAAQESRSAATEQPTPDGSETGEAEPTRAAPTTPVRVLDVTSWQPAGSPGVAENSSSAPNVVDGDRSTSWSTDTYRNQLGDGGAAYKPGVGLLLTLDGEQETRRVVVHSADDGVEFEVRIAESSSPDSLDDTTLLGEGTIRDGSGTVTIDDPEDAEYLIVWFTRLGTSGPESFSASISEVQLTR; from the coding sequence GTGGGCGATGTGAACGGTGTTCCGGGGCAGGGTTCGCCCTCGGGCCCACCGCGCCTGACCGTCGGGGGACTGGTATCGGGAGGGCGCTACCAACTCCTCGAATCGCACGGCGGAGTGGTCGGCCAGGCGTTCTGGCGCGCCCGTGACAAGCGACTCGGTCGCGATGTCGCGCTGATCTTCGTCGACCCTCTACCCGGGGAGGACCCCCCGGGCTCGGCGACGGGGGTCCTGGACCGCACGGTCGCCCTGACCCGCGTGTACTCGGACGGCCTCGCCCGGGTGCTCGACGTCATCCGCGGCCGCGCCGGGGGCATCGTGGTCTGCGAATGGATACCCGGCCGCAGCCTCGCCGCCGCTGTCGGTGACCCGGACCCCGATTCCGCCGTGGCCGCGATGTGGGGGCTGGCCGACGCCGCCACCCGTGCGGCCCAGAATGGCCTGATCCTGGGATTGGACTCACCGGACCGCATCCGCGTCACCGAGGACGGGCGCGCCCTGCTGGCGTTCCCCGGCGTCCCCGGCGACAGTGACGCCAGGAGCGACGTCCGGGGCCTGGGGCGGGTCCTGTACGCGCTTCTGACCGGTCGGTGGCCCGGGCCCCTGCCGGCGGGATCCGAGGTCCACGAGCCCCTTGACGGGCGTCCCCCCGCCGCCCCTCTTGACGACGACGACGAGCCGATCGATCCCGCCGTCGTCGGTGCCGGCGTCCCGCCCGACTCCGCGGTCCTGGCCATGCGGTCCCTCGACGGATCGTCGGTGAGTTCGGCCGCCACCGTGCGGTCGATGATCTCCGATCGCGTCGGTGTGGTCGACCGGCCGGGGAGCGGCGCGCGGGGGGGCACTCCGCGCCCGCAGACCACGCACCTGCCGACCACCGGCGGACCGGGGTCGGACGGGACTCACCCGCACGGGCATTACGCGGGCGGGTCCTACGCGGGCGCGTCTCACATGGACGGGGACGACACCGCGCGGGAGGGCGAGGCCTACTCGCCGCCCGACGAGGCGACCCTGACACGTCGCTGGCGCATCATGGCCGGCACGGGGGCCGTGGCCGTGGTGGTGATCGCACTGTTGTCCGCCTGGATGCTCGGCGCGCTCGCCGGTGGCGGTGACGACACGCCACTGTCCCAGCAACTCGACGCGATCGAACGCGCCGCCCAGGAGAGCAGGTCGGCGGCGACCGAACAGCCGACCCCGGACGGCTCGGAAACGGGGGAGGCCGAGCCCACCCGGGCGGCGCCCACCACACCCGTCAGGGTCCTGGATGTCACGTCGTGGCAGCCCGCCGGGTCACCCGGCGTCGCCGAGAACTCCTCGAGTGCCCCGAACGTCGTCGACGGTGACAGGTCGACCTCGTGGTCCACCGACACCTACCGCAACCAACTCGGTGACGGCGGAGCCGCCTACAAGCCCGGGGTGGGGCTCCTGCTGACCCTCGACGGCGAGCAGGAGACCCGCCGCGTGGTGGTGCACTCGGCGGACGACGGGGTGGAGTTCGAGGTACGGATCGCCGAGAGCTCCTCGCCGGACTCACTCGACGACACGACCCTGCTCGGTGAGGGGACCATCCGGGATGGGTCGGGCACCGTGACGATCGACGATCCCGAGGACGCGGAGTATCTGATCGTGTGGTTCACCAGACTCGGAACCTCCGGGCCCGAGTCGTTCAGCGCGTCCATCAGCGAGGTACAACTCACCCGGTGA